In Styela clava chromosome 14, kaStyClav1.hap1.2, whole genome shotgun sequence, the following are encoded in one genomic region:
- the LOC120340529 gene encoding heat shock factor protein-like isoform X1, with amino-acid sequence METTNAPVAVMENPTTSNIPTFLLKLVNMLKDESNHEYVDWNEAGTSFIVKDQVQFSKIVLPKYFKHNKFASFVRQLNMYGFRKITSLTQSGLNNEKEEIEFYHYLFIRGEEVFLEHIKRKVPKPEESNRRNNEDVTKVLDDVKQMKGYQENITSQLSELKQENEDLWREVVNLRHKHSHQQKVVNKLIQFLVNLVHQHGIGVKRKLPLMIEDGSSGSSNYVPAKKYQKPLLVSDDDNANDGQLALEEPTKPTVSFPASVMEPQDNNVVAMGSGPYITEVTTPQGMSSYSGASDMNTAALQMHDPVFVNSTLSSAQARNPVPPNPAYDVNQYIESTLNTPSTVVQPSGTVTFPDEEEDDNFGGLINPAAAFGGNQVAISTTQSSTSNQQQPAYYSPPQQSRIQSPITNAQNTLTRYSPPRSPKLLPDFPFIKTSYRGDLSSHVDSVQNNLENIQDLLFNNDQVQLDYGLIQELFSTSPDIMPPRVDMPAVSGSGNITGNELILHPGVSANRNGSQKDLEDDLKELENYM; translated from the exons ATGGAGACTACTAATGCTCCTGTTGCTGTAATGGAAAATCCCACAACTTCAAATATTCcgacatttttattgaaacttgTTAATATGTTGAAAGATGAATCAAATCACGAATATGTGGACTGGAATGAG gcagGAACATCTTTCATTGTGAAAGATCAAGTAcagttttcaaaaattgttcTACCTAAGTATTTCAAACATAATAAGTTTGCAAGTTTCGTCAGACAATTGAATATGT ATGGATTTCGCAAGATCACATCATTAACACAGAGTGGTTTGAATAATGAAAAGGAGGAGATTGAGTTTTACCATTATTTGTTCATTCGTGGTGAAGAAGTATTTCTGGAGCATATCAAGAGAAAG GTACCAAAACCAGAAGAATCAAATCGCCGTAACAATGAAGATGTTACCAAAGTACTCGATGATGTTAAACAAATGAAAGGCTACCAAGAAAACATAACTTCGCAGCTATCAGAATTGAAgca agaGAATGAAGATTTGTGGCGAGAGGTTGTTAATCTACGTCATAAGCATTCACATCAACAGAAAGTTGTCAATAAG CTTATACAGTTCTTGGTAAACTTGGTTCACCAGCATGGTATAGGAGTAAAAAGGAAGCT gCCTTTAATGATTGAAGATGGCTCGTCAGGCTCTTCTAATTATGTTCCTGCGAAGAAATATCAGAAACCCCTCCTTGTCAGTGATGATGACAATGCTAATGATGGTCAGTTAGCACTGGAAGAACCTACGAAACCAACTGTTTCATTTCCCGCCAGTGTGATGGAACCTCAAGACAATAAT GTTGTTGCTATGGGCTCTGGTCCGTACATAACAGAAGTAACTACACCGCAAGGTATGTCATCTTACTCTGGTGCCAGTGATATGAATACAGCAGCCCTACAGATGCATGATCCAGTGTTTGTCAACTCTACACTATCAAGTGCACAAG CACGTAACCCAGTTCCACCCAACCCTGCATATGATGTCAACCAATACATTGAATCAACATTGAACACACCAAGTACCGTTGTTCAACCATCTGGCACAGTTACTTTTCCTGATGAAGAAGAAGATGATAATTTTGGTGGTCTCATCAACCCAGCAGCTGCATTCGGGGGAAACCAAGTTGCCATTAGTACTACACAG TCATCCACATCCAACCAACAGCAACCTGCCTATTATTCCCCTCCACAACAATCAAGAATACAAAGTCCTATAACCAACGCACAGAATACTTTGACTCGATACTCACCGCCTCGGAGTCCAAAATTGTTACC AGATTTTCCATTCATAAAAACATCTTACAGGGGTGATCTCTCATCACATGTGGACTCTGTGCaaaacaatttagaaaatattcaagatCTTTTATTTAATAATGACCAAGTACAATTGGATTATGGATTAATTCAAGAG TTGTTCAGCACTTCTCCTGATATTATGCCCCCCAGAGTT gATATGCCAGCAGTTTCTGGAAGCGGAAATATTACAG gaaATGAACTCATTTTGCATCCTGGCGTGTCTGCCAATAGAAACGGGTCACAAAAAGATTTGGAAGATGATTTGAAAGAACTGGAAAACTACATGTGA
- the LOC120340529 gene encoding heat shock factor protein-like isoform X2 gives METTNAPVAVMENPTTSNIPTFLLKLVNMLKDESNHEYVDWNEAGTSFIVKDQVQFSKIVLPKYFKHNKFASFVRQLNMYGFRKITSLTQSGLNNEKEEIEFYHYLFIRGEEVFLEHIKRKVPKPEESNRRNNEDVTKVLDDVKQMKGYQENITSQLSELKQENEDLWREVVNLRHKHSHQQKVVNKLIQFLVNLVHQHGIGVKRKLPLMIEDGSSGSSNYVPAKKYQKPLLVSDDDNANDGQLALEEPTKPTVSFPASVMEPQDNNVVAMGSGPYITEVTTPQGMSSYSGASDMNTAALQMHDPVFVNSTLSSAQARNPVPPNPAYDVNQYIESTLNTPSTVVQPSGTVTFPDEEEDDNFGGLINPAAAFGGNQVAISTTQSSTSNQQQPAYYSPPQQSRIQSPITNAQNTLTRYSPPRSPKLLPGDLSSHVDSVQNNLENIQDLLFNNDQVQLDYGLIQELFSTSPDIMPPRVDMPAVSGSGNITGNELILHPGVSANRNGSQKDLEDDLKELENYM, from the exons ATGGAGACTACTAATGCTCCTGTTGCTGTAATGGAAAATCCCACAACTTCAAATATTCcgacatttttattgaaacttgTTAATATGTTGAAAGATGAATCAAATCACGAATATGTGGACTGGAATGAG gcagGAACATCTTTCATTGTGAAAGATCAAGTAcagttttcaaaaattgttcTACCTAAGTATTTCAAACATAATAAGTTTGCAAGTTTCGTCAGACAATTGAATATGT ATGGATTTCGCAAGATCACATCATTAACACAGAGTGGTTTGAATAATGAAAAGGAGGAGATTGAGTTTTACCATTATTTGTTCATTCGTGGTGAAGAAGTATTTCTGGAGCATATCAAGAGAAAG GTACCAAAACCAGAAGAATCAAATCGCCGTAACAATGAAGATGTTACCAAAGTACTCGATGATGTTAAACAAATGAAAGGCTACCAAGAAAACATAACTTCGCAGCTATCAGAATTGAAgca agaGAATGAAGATTTGTGGCGAGAGGTTGTTAATCTACGTCATAAGCATTCACATCAACAGAAAGTTGTCAATAAG CTTATACAGTTCTTGGTAAACTTGGTTCACCAGCATGGTATAGGAGTAAAAAGGAAGCT gCCTTTAATGATTGAAGATGGCTCGTCAGGCTCTTCTAATTATGTTCCTGCGAAGAAATATCAGAAACCCCTCCTTGTCAGTGATGATGACAATGCTAATGATGGTCAGTTAGCACTGGAAGAACCTACGAAACCAACTGTTTCATTTCCCGCCAGTGTGATGGAACCTCAAGACAATAAT GTTGTTGCTATGGGCTCTGGTCCGTACATAACAGAAGTAACTACACCGCAAGGTATGTCATCTTACTCTGGTGCCAGTGATATGAATACAGCAGCCCTACAGATGCATGATCCAGTGTTTGTCAACTCTACACTATCAAGTGCACAAG CACGTAACCCAGTTCCACCCAACCCTGCATATGATGTCAACCAATACATTGAATCAACATTGAACACACCAAGTACCGTTGTTCAACCATCTGGCACAGTTACTTTTCCTGATGAAGAAGAAGATGATAATTTTGGTGGTCTCATCAACCCAGCAGCTGCATTCGGGGGAAACCAAGTTGCCATTAGTACTACACAG TCATCCACATCCAACCAACAGCAACCTGCCTATTATTCCCCTCCACAACAATCAAGAATACAAAGTCCTATAACCAACGCACAGAATACTTTGACTCGATACTCACCGCCTCGGAGTCCAAAATTGTTACC GGGTGATCTCTCATCACATGTGGACTCTGTGCaaaacaatttagaaaatattcaagatCTTTTATTTAATAATGACCAAGTACAATTGGATTATGGATTAATTCAAGAG TTGTTCAGCACTTCTCCTGATATTATGCCCCCCAGAGTT gATATGCCAGCAGTTTCTGGAAGCGGAAATATTACAG gaaATGAACTCATTTTGCATCCTGGCGTGTCTGCCAATAGAAACGGGTCACAAAAAGATTTGGAAGATGATTTGAAAGAACTGGAAAACTACATGTGA
- the LOC120340520 gene encoding protein VAC14 homolog → MANNDPNYPLTTTIVRLLHDKLYEKRKIAALEIEKIIRALVLERRNDDVKKAITLLTSDFTLSNNSNSRKGGLIGLAACAIALGSQDITQYLDELINPVLICSMDADNRIRYFACESLYNIVKVSRADTMPFFNKLFDAMSKLTADPDPNVRNGSDLLDRLLKDIVTEFPAFDVAGFMPLLCDRIYTMNQYTRRFLIQWLICLDSVPEINILIYLPKFLDGMFQILGDTSMEIKKMCETTLDEILQNIKKDPESVKFNEMVNIVIVHCQSQDDFIKVKALLWMQEFIKLAGPIVLQYASGVVGAVLPTLAYEDLMHNSVHEAAKSANSSLMKLIDNSCDKSEGSSGEDSPLPLNDMFQVFTRYLQHQSTSTKTAVIRWITHLLVQIPYRTFMYIDEIFTHLMNTLADSSDHVVLLALECLAELASSAAGTPMTGSTGNTSSSTTLVLNEYFRRLMVFLLNMFKTDKQFMENRSSFVVRQLSLLLNAENVYRVFAEILLKQEDDCKFASLIVQIFNIILMTSSELFELRNQLKKGDSKDSSQLFCCLYKSWCHNPVATVSLCLLTQNYKHGCDLLMKFADLEVTVDFLTEVDKLIQLLESPIFTYLRLQLLDVESNQHLVKCMYALLMLLPQSRSFEILQHRLSCLPTPQLVSHLSSKEVKNNKKKDIPTVTGNSSPDVDFDQLFKHFVSIQEQHIAYKKQKRLKASNSTTDAV, encoded by the exons ATGGCTAACAATGATCCTAATTATCCTCTCACAACAACAATTGTACGTCTACTTCATGATAAGCTGTATGAAAAGCGAAAGATTGCTGCATTAGAAATAGAAAA AATCATTCGAGCCTTGGTGCTGGAGAGAAGGAATGATGATGTTAAAAAAGCAATCACATTGTTGACAAGTGATTTTACTCTTTCAAATAATTCGAACAGTAGGAAAGGTGGATTGATTGGACTTGCTGCTTGTGCTATTGCACTTGGCAGTCAG GATATCACACAATACTTGGATGAATTGATTAATCCTGTATTAATTTGTTCAATGGATGCAGATAACAGAATTCGGTATTTTGCTTGTGAATCTCTATATAACATTGTTAAAGTTTCAAGAGCAGATACAATGCCTTTCTTTAATAAACTTTTTGATGCAATGAGCAAG CTAACTGCTGATCCGGATCCTAATGTACGAAATGGTTCGGACTTGCTTGATCGTTTACTCAAG GACATTGTGACAGAATTTCCAGCTTTTGATGTTGCTGGATTTATGCCGTTGTTATGTGATAGAATTTATACGATGAATCAATACACAAGGCGATTTCTGATTCAGTGGTTGATCTGCCTTGATTCTGTGCCTGAAATCAACATTCTGATATATTTACCCAAATTCCTGGACGGTATGTTTCAAATACTTGGTGACACGAGCATGGAGATTAAAAAAAT GTGTGAAACGACACTGGatgagattttacaaaatattaaaaaagatccAGAATCAGTCAAGTTCAATGAGATGGTTAATATTGTCATCGTACATTGCCAATCTCAAG ATGATTTCATCAAGGTAAAGGCTTTGTTGTGGATGCAGGAATTCATAAAACTTGCCGGTCCAATTGTTCTACAATATGCATCTGGTGTGGTGGGTGCAGTACTACCAACACTTGCATATGAAGATTTAATGCATAATA GCGTGCATGAAGCTGCAAAATCTGCCAATTCAAGTTTAATGAAATTGATTGATAATTCTTGTGATAAATCTGAAGGATCAAGTGGCGAGGACAG tcCACTGCCTTTGAATGACATGTTTCAAGTATTTACAAGGTATTTACAACATCAATCAACTTCAACTAAAACTGCTGTTATCAGATGGATAACTCATTTGTTGGTGCAGATTCCCTACAGG aCATTCATGTATATTGATGAAATCTTCACACATTTAATGAATACCTTGGCGGATTCTTCTGATCAC GTTGTGTTACTGGCTTTGGAATGTCTTGCAGAACTTGCATCATCAGCAGCTGGGACTCCCATGACAG GATCGACAGGAAACACTTCATCATCGACTACTCTCGttctaaatgaatattttcgaaggttgatggtttttctgttgaatatgTTTAAAACTGACAAACAATTTATGGAAAACAGAAGTTCTTTTGTTGTAAG GCAGCTTAGTCTGTTGTTGAATGCAGAAAACGTTTATAGAGTGTTTGCTGAAATTTTATTGAAGCAAGAAGACGATTGTAAATTCGCTTCTTTAATTGTGCAAATATTTAAcattattttgatgacgtcCAGTGAGCTTTTTGAATTAAGGAATCAACTGAAAAAGGGAGATTCAAAG GACAGCTCACAATTATTTTGTTGCCTTTACAAGAGTTGGTGCCATAATCCGGTGGCTACTGTTTCTTTGTGTTTATTGACTCAGAATTACAAACATGGATGTGATCTGCTTATGAAATT CGCTGATTTAGAAGTTACTGTGGATTTTTTAACGGAAGTCGACAAACTTATTCAACTTTTAGAATCTCCTATTTTTACAT ATTTGCGTCTCCAGTTATTAGATGTGGAATCTAATCAACATTTAGTGAAATGTATGTATGCATTATTGATGTTACTGCCTCAAAGTCGTTCCTTCGAAATTCTTCAACATAGATTATCATGCCTTCCCACTCCGCAGTTGGTTTCCCATTTAAG TTCAAAAGAAGTCAAAAATAACAAGAAGAAGGATATACCTACTGTGACGGGGAATAGCTCACCTGATGTAGATTTTGACCAATTGTTCAAGCATTTTGTGTCCATACAAGAGCAGCATATAgcatataaaaaacaaaagagaCTCAAGGCATCTAACAGCACAACTGATGCAGTATAA
- the LOC120340512 gene encoding WD repeat-containing protein 19-like has protein sequence MKRMFSLNRAHGSETSVIFRWQKKLGNYLATTGHDHVIRIWDRHGQIEEEVVLPSPCTGLEWDHDGGALAAICEKSSTLFIWDANQHKVINIDSGAKDGHTHLMWSKTDLCLAVGTSKGNVILYDHKVGRKVPILGKHNKKIVCGAWSYQNKFALGGVDNTVTISDKEGKTLFQFNVRDTPSLMQFSEMKGNTRSDLGENTVSLVVGRKTLYLYNMSDTSNPIELAFQSRYGKIESYRWYGDGYIMIGFSNGYLVVISTHVSEIGQELFQVRNHHDYLSCVTISQSLNAAASCGDSSIRIHDLRELSEITAIINIEDEPKGLKEIQWTDDGQLLAVSGAKGNLHCYLTKLPMLGDTHGTKIAYLTSLLEVTVINPVDGAKPIKIPIDVEPAFIACGPYHIAAGMNNRAWFYFVGEDGAERLKDREYLGTIQSMHLNSDYAAVMFEGKVQLHMLDATSNMEDRETKLFPERDDLGKVTSCDITNEYLIYSTDMGSLHFFSMEDWNQVNVFRHANGIRSIHQDYSGTRLVIVDDQGQGFIYNPVNDALHKIPDFPSNIQGLVWERYPYDKGVFIVYDETNILTYVYHRESLNGPHVNLVGITHLPFSQHPLLLYNGNLSLQLTNGKINTILLDTHSFLKEEETEKDEDSDVLQKNLSLAISLCRWREAWSICASLNKKKLWLRLGMAAITALDLDLAVRVYRCVQDAGMVLSLQQLRDIEDSNLLAGTLASYIGDFELAQELLLNSGTPSAALDMRRDLLHWDTAMQLAQTLDPEQIPFIAKEYAQQLEFTGNYPSALSHYEKGLTRRIEYKQHDEICIDGITRMSIRQGDIRRGVTQAKKSGNRQLKKECAAILESMRQFPEAAELYEEAEFYEKATAVYIRCKNWNKVGELLPNVTSPKLHLQYAKAKETDGKFAEAALAYRNAKDFENEIRVYLDHLQKPDEAVRIVKETGSIEGASMVARFFIRLGDYASAIQFLVLSKCNDEAFQMAQQHGQMEIYAEIIGTDATPNDLQSIAVYFENERNYFLSGKFYYLAGLYNKAIKHLIKSALSSTTVDETQAIELGIETASKSKDQSIVQTLISFLVGENDGVPKDPKHLFRLYMSLDRYHDAAQTAIIISKEEQKSGSYASARDLLFSMMKELKDRDIKIPSEMESNLLILHSYILARSHIKRGDHLKAARMLIRVAENISKFPGHIVPILTSTVVECHKSGLRASSFSYAAMLMRPEYRNKIDEKYKRKIEQIVRKSGGKGEDEEEPDAPCPFCNYSLSETELLCPSCKSQIPYCIGTGRHIVKTDMCVCPSCDFPALYSEFQKFLDSDPTCPMCSETVLADTLVRVKDTEKYLKKQ, from the coding sequence ATGAAGCGAATGTTTAGCCTGAATAGGGCTCATGGATCAGAAACTTCTGTTATTTTTCGTTGGCAAAAGAAACTCGGAAATTACTTGGCAACAACTGGTCATGATCACGTCATAAGAATATGGGACAGGCACGGTCAGATAGAAGAAGAGGTTGTTTTGCCAAGCCCATGCACTGGTCTAGAGTGGGACCATGATGGAGGTGCATTGGCTGCAATATGTGAAAAAAGCAGCACATTATTCATATGGGATGCAAATCAACATaaagttatcaatattgatagCGGAGCCAAAGATGGACATACTCATTTGATGTGGTCGAAAACAGATTTGTGTTTGGCTGTTGGTACTTCGAAAGGCAATGTAATTCTTTACGATCATAAAGTTGGTCGCAAAGTACCTATACTTGGCAAACATAACAAGAAAATTGTTTGCGGTGCATGGagttatcaaaataaatttgctttGGGAGGAGTTGACAACACTGTTACAATCAGCGATAAAGAGGGTAAAACtctttttcaattcaatgttCGTGATACCCCGAGTTTAATGCAGTTTTCTGAAATGAAAGGGAACACTAGAAGTGATTTAGGAGAAAATACAGTCAGTCTTGTGGTTGGGAGAAAGACATTGTATCTCTACAATATGTCTGATACATCAAATCCGATTGAACTTGCATTCCAGTCTAGATATGGAAAAATTGAGTCTTATCGTTGGTATGGCGATGGTTATATTATGATTGGATTTTCTAATGGATATTTAGTCGTCATATCGACGCACGTATCTGAAATTGGTCAAGAACTTTTCCAAGTTCGCAATCATCATGATTATTTGTCTTGTGTCACAATTTCACAATCATTAAATGCTGCTGCATCTTGTGGAGACTCGAGTATTAGAATTCATGACCTGAGAGAATTGAGTGAAATAACGGCTATTATTAACATTGAAGATGAACCGAAGGGTTTAAAAGAAATCCAATGGACGGATGACGGACAGCTTCTTGCTGTATCTGGGGCCAAAGGAAACCTGCATTGCTACTTAACAAAATTACCAATGCTTGGAGACACGCATGGGACCAAAATTGCCTATCTTACATCTCTTCTTGAAGTCACTGTTATTAACCCAGTAGATGGTGCGAAGCCTATTAAAATTCCCATTGATGTTGAGCCTGCATTTATTGCTTGTGGTCCATATCATATTGCGGCCGGTATGAACAACCGAGCATGGTTTTACTTTGTCGGCGAAGATGGAGCAGAGAGGTTGAAAGACCGTGAATACCTCGGAACGATTCAAAGTATGCATCTCAATTCTGATTATGCTGCTGTAATGTTTGAAGGTAAAGTACAATTACATATGCTTGATGCAACTTCAAATATGGAAGACAGAGAGACAAAGTTGTTTCCAGAACGAGATGATCTTGGAAAAGTAACTTCATGTGACATTacaaatgaatatttgatttatagCACTGATATGGGGAGCTTGCATTTTTTCAGTATGGAAGATTGGAATCAGGTAAACGTCTTTCGCCATGCGAATGGAATTCGCTCTATTCATCAAGATTATTCAGGTACAAGACTTGTTATTGTCGATGATCAAGGCCAAGGTTTTATCTATAATCCAGTTAATGACGCTCTTCATAAAATTCCTGATTTTCCATCAAATATACAAGGGCTCGTCTGGGAAAGATATCCTTATGATAAAGGAGTGTTCATAGTGTATGatgaaacaaatatattgaCTTATGTTTATCATCGAGAATCCTTGAATGGGCCACATGTGAATCTTGTTGGAATAACACATCTTCCATTTTCACAACACCCTCTCCTTCTATACAATGGGAATTTGTCGTTGCAACTAACGaatggaaaaataaacacaatatTGCTTGACACTCATTCGTTTCTAAAGGAAGAGGAAACTGAAAAAGACGAAGATTCAGatgttttacaaaaaaatttatctCTCGCTATTTCATTATGTCGATGGAGGGAGGCCTGGTCTATATGTGCttcattgaataaaaagaaacttTGGCTGAGATTGGGAATGGCTGCCATAACTGCATTAGATCTTGACCTTGCTGTTCGTGTATACAGATGTGTTCAGGACGCAGGGATGGTCTTGTCATTACAGCAATTGAGAGATATTGAGGACAGTAATCTTTTGGCTGGGACCCTTGCGTCTTACATTGGAGATTTTGAGCTAGCTCAAGAACTGTTACTGAATTCTGGGACTCCGTCAGCGGCCTTGGACATGCGTCGAGATCTGTTGCATTGGGACACAGCTATGCAACTGGCTCAGACTTTGGATCCAGAACAAATACCCTTCATTGCTAAAGAATATGCCCAACAATTGGAATTCACCGGTAACTATCCCAGCGCACTTTCTCATTATGAAAAAGGATTAACGCGTAGAATTGAGTACAAGCAACATGATGAGATTTGCATTGATGGAATAACACGTATGTCAATAAGGCAAGGAGATATTAGAAGAGGAGTAACACAAGCAAAAAAGAGTGGAAACCGACAACTGAAAAAGGAGTGTGCTGCAATACTTGAAAGCATGAGGCAATTCCCAGAAGCAGCTGAACTATATGAAGAGGCAGAATTCTATGAAAAAGCAACTGCAGTATATATAAGATGCAAAAACTGGAATAAAGTTGGGGAATTGTTACCTAACGTTACATCCCCCAAGCTTCATCTTCAGTATGCAAAGGCTAAAGAGACGGATGGTAAATTTGCAGAAGCTGCTCTTGCATATAGAAATGCTAAAGATTTCGAAAATGAGATCAGAGTTTATCTTGATCATTTACAAAAACCTGATGAAGCAGTTAGGATTGTGAAAGAAACGGGTTCTATCGAGGGTGCCAGTATGGTGGCAAGATTTTTTATAAGACTTGGAGATTATGCTTCAGCGATACAATTTCTGGTTTTATCAAAATGTAATGACGAAGCTTTCCAAATGGCACAACAACATGGACAAATGGAGATTTATGCTGAAATAATTGGAACAGATGCGACACCAAATGATTTACAAAGTATTGCCGTCTATTttgaaaacgagagaaattacTTTTTGAGTGGTAAATTCTATTATCTTGCTGGATTATACAACAAAGCAATAAAACACCTTATTAAATCAGCTTTATCTTCTACCACTGTTGATGAAACTCAAGCTATAGAACTGGGGATAGAAACTGCTTCGAAGTCGAAAGATCAATCCATCGTACAAACATTAATATCATTTTTGGTCGGTGAAAATGATGGCGTTCCCAAGGATCCAAAGCATTTATTCAGGTTGTACATGTCACTGGATCGATACCATGATGCTGCACAGACtgcaattattatttcaaaagaaGAACAGAAGTCTGGAAGCTACGCTAGCGCTCGTGATCTGCTTTTCAGCATGATGAAAGAACTTAAAGATCGTGACATCAAGATCCCTTCTGAAATGGAAAGTAATTTGCTCATCCTGCATTCATATATACTTGCTAGAAGTCATATAAAGCGTGGTGATCATTTGAAAGCAGCTCGAATGTTGATTAGAGtcgcagaaaatatttcaaagtttcCTGGCCATATCGTTCCTATTTTAACATCTACTGTTGTTGAATGTCACAAATCCGGACTACGGGCGAGTAGTTTCAGTTATGCTGCAATGCTTATGCGTCCCGagtatcgaaataaaattgatgaaaaatacaAGAGGAAAATAGAACAAATTGTTAGAAAATCTGGTGGTAAAGGGGAAGATGAAGAAGAACCAGATGCTCCCTGTCCTTTTTGTAATTATTCACTGTCTGAAACAGAGCTTCTCTGTCCCAGTTGCAAAAGTCAAATACCGTATTGCATTGGTACAGGTCGTCATATTGTGAAGACTGATATGTGTGTTTGCCCGTCATGTGATTTTCCAGCATTGTATAGCGAATTTCAAAAGTTTCTGGATTCGGATCCTACTTGTCCCATGTGCTCTGAAACTGTTCTCGCTGATACTTTGGTGCGCGTAAAAGATACtgaaaaatacttgaaaaagcAGTAG